A genomic stretch from Carassius auratus strain Wakin chromosome 35, ASM336829v1, whole genome shotgun sequence includes:
- the LOC113054646 gene encoding olfactory receptor 51E2-like → MSSMQSNSSANVTFVRPATFFIKGFSNVPHVKYYYMFLSLVYVVTVLGNSFIMCIMYLARRLHTAKYIAVFHLAFSDLCGSSALIPKVIDTFLFEHQVVSYDACLANMFFVYHFMNLQSLTLLVLAYDRLVAICFPLRYHAIVTKPAMFLIIGVIWSFSVTFFSVLVGLVNRLSFCRSNVIDSHFCDQGLIYKLACNDNSINILMGKISFGLLMCTPLILIIISYFCIALALLKIAHGADRIKAMKTCTSHLMLVAIGYLPLISNNIAALTTSIDPNTRIINNSLRQVIPSMLNPIIYTLKTEEVMQSIKEMYKRNKVYTTQERRIKCICKN, encoded by the coding sequence ATGAGCTCCATGCAGTCAAACTCCTCTGCAAATGTGACCTTTGTTCGTCCTGCAACATTCTTTATAAAAGGCTTTTCTAATGTTCCACATGTGAAATACTACTATATGTTCTTGTCTTTAGTGTATGTTGTGACTGTTTTAGGGAATTCATTTATCATGTGTATCATGTATTTGGCCCGCAGACTTCACACAGCCAAATACATTGCTGTTTTCCATTTGGCCTTTTCTGATCTGTGTGGAAGCTCAGCTTTGATTCCAAAAGTCAttgacacatttttatttgagCATCAGGTTGTTTCATATGATGCATGTTTGGCAAATATGTTTTTTGTATATCACTTCATGAATCTGCAGTCTTTGACACTACTTGTTTTGGCTTATGACAGACTGGTTGCTATTTGTTTTCCTCTCCGCTATCATGCCATTGTAACCAAACCAGCCATGTTTCTGATCATAGGGGTGATTTGGAGTTTTTCTGTTACCTTTTTTTCTGTACTTGTAGGTTTGGTGAATAGACTCTCGTTTTGTAGATCTAATGTGATTGATAGTCATTTTTGTGATCAAGGCCTTATCTATAAACTAGCTTGTAATGATAATTCTATAAATATTTTGATGGGAAAAATTAGCTTTGGTCTCCTCATGTGCACACCACTTATACTGATCATCATTTCATATTTCTGCATTGCTCTGGCTCTGCTTAAGATTGCTCACGGTGCTGACCGGATCAAGGCCATGAAAACCTGCACCTCACATCTCATGTTGGTGGCAATCGGTTATCTACCACTTATAAGCAATAATATTGCAGCCTTAACAACATCTATTGATCCAAACACCCGAATAATTAACAACTCTTTGAGACAGGTAATACCATCTATGTTAAATCCCATAATATACACTCTAAAGACAGAGGAGGTCATGCAGTCCataaaagaaatgtacaaacgCAATAAGGTATACACAACTCAAGAAAGaagaataaaatgcatttgtaaaaattaa